The sequence below is a genomic window from Planktothrix serta PCC 8927.
ATCGCCTATTAACTCAATGTTATATGCCTGAATACCGTTCTTTAGTGATTTATCTGCATCAACGCCCTATTTTATTAGAAGGAACTGTAGAAACGAACTTAAAAATGGTTTATAATCTATCTGTTCATCGTCAAAAATGCTACAATTCGCAACGGGTAGAAAACTGGTTTTTAGACCTAGGGCGATCGCCCTATTTCCTCCAACAATCTACTCAAAATTTATCAGGAGGAGAAACTCAATTAGTGGCTTTAATTCGAGCATTACAATTAGATCCATTAGTCTTATTATTAGATGAACCCACAGCCTCTTTAGATCCCACAACAACCCAACAAGTAGAGTCTTTAATTCAACGTTGGTTAACGGAAAATCCAGAACGAGCTTGTATTTGGACAAGTCATGATTCTAAACAATTGTGTCGGGTAACTCAAGTTCAACAAGAATTAGTTTCTCATCCTTAATGTTATCTTATTTATCCTAAAATGTCTAGTAGTTATATTCCGATTAGTTTAGAACAATTAGCCCTATCTGTTTTATTCATTCTGATTAATATTGTTCTATCATTAGGACTCAGATTAGGTTTAGCGCAAACATTAGTGATTGCTAGTGTGCGAATGGTCGTGCAGTTATTATTAATTGGATATGTCTTAAATTGGCTGTTTGCCTTATCCCATCCTTTTCCGATTATTGCCTTAGCAATAATCATGACAACTATTGCAGGCATTTCTAGTGTAAATCGTACCTCACGGAGATTTTTAGGAATTTACTGGCGAAGTTTATTATCGGTTTTTCTCTCCTCATTTTTGATTACCAATTTAACAACTTTTGGCATTATTCAAGTGCAACCTTGGTATGATCCGCAATACTTTATTCCCCTGTTAGGAATGGTATTAGGAAATACCCTGACTGGGATTTCTTTAGGATTAGATCGATTCATGGAATCTTTAGTCAATCATCGTCAAAAAATTGAAACCTTATTAGCATTAGGCGCAACTCGTTGGGAAGCAACTCATGAGGAAGTTAAAACCGCCCTGAAAACCGGAATGATCCCCACAATTAATTCGATGATGGTGATGGGAATTGTTAGTTTACCTGGTATGATGACGGGTCAAATTTTAGCAGGTGCAAATCCTTTAGATGCGGTACGATATCAGATTATTATTATCTTTGCGATCGCCTCAGCTACAGCTTTAGGAACATTAGGAGTGGTATTATTAGCTTGGCAAGCTTTACTCAATTCTTCCCATCAACTCTGTTTAGATCGTTTGACAAAATGAAACCAGTTTCATAGTATAATAGACTAACTGCATCTTCCTTTTTTAGCGATCACGTCCATAAAAACACAAATCATTGAGTCAGAGTCGAGGGGTGATGATGTGTTCGGCAATGTGGCACTCCACTTTAAGAAAAATTAAGATAAACTATAGATAACCCTCTACTCACAAAACTTTCGGTTCAAAAACAGTCTGTTTTGATACAGAAAAGTTTTTCCTGGGAGTTCTGTCACATCTTCTTTTACTACTGTTCCTCTAATTTATAACCCTAAAAATAGAGGTTTTTAATGCTTGAGGGTTAAGGGAAAAACTGTAATGATCTGAGAAAAACAAACCCGTTTTTTGAGTTCCTCGTATTTCTCTTGTGCCCTTGTTATCTACCCTAACCTTAGTAATGTGCCTGTAGTCCTTAATTAACCTGAAGTGATGATCAATTAATTCGTTCATCCCTACGCGGAAATCAATTGTTTGATCAAAGCAGAGTTGAGTCTAACTGTATAAAAATTCAGAGACTCTTAATAACAAAAGACTACGATTATTCAGTGTTTAAAAATTGAGGAGAATCCTTGAGTATGGGTGCAATCCATAAGCTGGTTAACCAGACTTTAGAACAGGGTTATTTAACCCAAAAGGTTGAAGCAGAACTCAGAGAACTGTTACAAACAACCAAATATAGCCAAGATGATTTTGAAGCGTTTATTCGATTACAAAATGCTGCAATTGATGGATTAGTAAAACAAGAATCCCGTGAACAATTAAAAATCTTAAGCATAGCAATTGCTTGAGAAATAATGGCTCACTAAAACATCCCTTAATTGTCGGGTGCGTCGGCGGAATATTAGATCTTAAAAAATCTAATCATAAATCCGCCGCCCGCACCAACTTTTTTTAATTTCAAACAAAAATTTAGTTGCTGGCGCGAGACCATTAGTGTCAACTTTAACGCTAAAAGTAGGCGATCAAACCATAATTTCCTTGATCTGATCCCAAGTCAATGATCCCCCCTAACCCTGCTTAACAAGCAGGGCTGTTTCATTCTCGGATCTAAAATGCGATCGCCTGAGAATAGAGGGCGGGTTTAGGGAGATAATTACTGATCATTAAAGCTCGTCTCGGAACCCGCCCCTACGGTTTAATTGTTGATTATTGCTCAAATGCGATGCCGCAAGGCGGCGGCTACGCCATCAGATTTTTTCAACAACAAAATGTAGGGGCGGGTTCTGTAATTATCTTCAATTCTAACCAATAATCTGACTAAACCCGCCCATCTTCAATGAGATCGCCTTTTTACTATTAATATGAAATCCCTAAATGATCCCCCCAACTCCCCAGGGCTGTTTCAAAGTCAGATCTAAAATGCGATCGCTAGATGGGTTAACCTCTGAACGGATTGACGCAGGTATTCCAGTAGAACATACTACCAAAAGTTTTGTGATATTATGATCAACGGTATAAGTTTCTAACTAAACTACCTTGAGTGAGATTTGTACGGCAGTTACCCCTGGTCAATCTTTGACCGATTTCCAAAAAACAGGTTTGGAATGGGTAGGGCGTCTACAGGGTGGGCGAGATGTGGTACTGGCCATTGACCTAACCGAAAGCGTTGGTTTGAATGATGAGGGCCACATTCGGTTACGCCAAATTGTTGAAGACAGCTTAAAATCAGGAGATACGGTTTATGTTGTGCCTTTTGCTACAAAAGTTAATCCTTTAGAACCGGAGATTAACCCCCTAAAATTAGAAGCTGCCATTCAGTTTAAGGGGAAAACTGATGTAGAAAAGATTTTGCAAGTGATTCCGTTTCAGGCGAATCTGAATCTGCAAAATACTGATATTCAACGGGCTGAGTTAACCATCTATCAAGGTTTAGCGGATCTGAATCAATGTCGTTTAACCCAGAATCAACCGATTAAACCCCAATCGGTGGTTTGGATTACCGATGCACAACTATTCACGAAATCCCCCGCGAATTCCCAAGAATGGATAGAAACCCCAGGGGACAGTCCCTTTCGAGTGGGAACGTCTCAAGAAACACAACAGCGTCAACAGTGGTTAGAAAAATTACCATTAATCCCCCGTTCTCTCTCAATTAAAACCCAAGATCAGCAAAAATATAACCTGACTATTGTTGATCTTCCCCCCACTGTCCAAGAATTTTGTACTCCTACACCCGGATTAAAACAAACTTGTTTAGTCCCCCCGTATTTATGGAAACAGTTATCCTTACCTGCGTTAACTTTA
It includes:
- a CDS encoding ABC transporter permease; amino-acid sequence: MSSSYIPISLEQLALSVLFILINIVLSLGLRLGLAQTLVIASVRMVVQLLLIGYVLNWLFALSHPFPIIALAIIMTTIAGISSVNRTSRRFLGIYWRSLLSVFLSSFLITNLTTFGIIQVQPWYDPQYFIPLLGMVLGNTLTGISLGLDRFMESLVNHRQKIETLLALGATRWEATHEEVKTALKTGMIPTINSMMVMGIVSLPGMMTGQILAGANPLDAVRYQIIIIFAIASATALGTLGVVLLAWQALLNSSHQLCLDRLTK
- a CDS encoding VWA domain-containing protein, translated to MTDFQKTGLEWVGRLQGGRDVVLAIDLTESVGLNDEGHIRLRQIVEDSLKSGDTVYVVPFATKVNPLEPEINPLKLEAAIQFKGKTDVEKILQVIPFQANLNLQNTDIQRAELTIYQGLADLNQCRLTQNQPIKPQSVVWITDAQLFTKSPANSQEWIETPGDSPFRVGTSQETQQRQQWLEKLPLIPRSLSIKTQDQQKYNLTIVDLPPTVQEFCTPTPGLKQTCLVPPYLWKQLSLPALTLVILILASIGLGIKVYYLNKKWKITINFADKKTEEQTVYLRNHQRISIGEYESNCNHSIDTPGAEIRGYLMRKGEKLYLEPTPDSLLEYNGQNLTKKTPISGVSFQLNCPYSKTGNSQAKKNYEFTIKIQK
- a CDS encoding ABC transporter ATP-binding protein, encoding MSQLSAINLGRKIHSRWIWRGVNLMLSPGVCLGLVGATGTGKTLLLKTLAGLDPIDEGKIQLENRLLTQCYMPEYRSLVIYLHQRPILLEGTVETNLKMVYNLSVHRQKCYNSQRVENWFLDLGRSPYFLQQSTQNLSGGETQLVALIRALQLDPLVLLLDEPTASLDPTTTQQVESLIQRWLTENPERACIWTSHDSKQLCRVTQVQQELVSHP